TATGTGGTGCCGCGGGTGGACGGCATTGAGGAGCTGGCGGGCCGCCTGCGGGAAATGGTGCCGAGCGCGCGGATTGCGATCGCCCACGGCCAGATGCAAGAAGGCGAGCTAGAAGCGACCATGCTCACCTTCAGCAATGGCGAGGCCGAAATTTTGGTGTGTACCACGATCATCGAGTCCGGCCTGGATATTCCCCGGGTCAACACGATTTTGATCGAGGACGCCCAGCGCTTTGGCCTCTCCCAGCTTTACCAACTGCGCGGCCGGGTGGGGCGAGCGGGCATTCAGGCCCACGCCTGGATGTTTTACCCCCAGCAGAGCCAGCTCTCGGAGGACGCCCGCAAGCGGTTGCGCGCCATTCAGGAATTCACCCAGTTGGGCTCGGGCTATCAGCTAGCCGTGCGCGATATGGAGATCCGGGGCGTAGGCAATCTGCTGGGAGCTGAGCAGTCGGGTCAGATGGACGCCATCGGCTTCGATCTCTATATGGAGATGCTGGAAGAGGCGATCCGCGAAATCCGGGGTCAGGAAATCCCGCAGGTGGACGATACCCAGATCGATCTCAATCTGACGGCCTTTATTCCCGCTGACTACATTCCCGACCTGGATCAGAAGATGAGCGCCTATCGAGCGGTGGCTACGGCGGGCGATCGCCACGAGCTGACCCAGATCGCCGCCGACTGGAGCGATCGCTACGGCCCCATGCCCCACGCAACCCAGCAGCTCCTGCGCGTCATGACCCTCAAGCAAATCGCCAAAAAGCTCGGCTTCACTCGCATCAAGCCCGAGGGGACCCAGCACGTCGTCCTAGAAACGCCCATGGAAGAACCGGCGTGGAACCTGCTGCGCGGCAACCTGCCTAGCCATCTCCACAGCCGCTTTGTCTATTCCTCCAGCAAAGTCACCGTCCGCGGCCTGGGAGCTCTCAAAGCCGACCAGCAGCTCGAAAGCCTGATTAATTGGCTCGAGCGCATGGAGGGCGCTATTCCCGAACCGGCTCTAGCTTAGGTTCTCGACTGCGCGGACCGCCTCGGAGAACTTGTAGCAGTTCTTGCCAATTTCCTTGGCCTCGTACATGGCAATGTCCGCGTGTTTGATCAGGACCTCGATGTCTTCGGCGTTGGACGGGAACGTGCTGATGCCGATACTCGTGGTTACCACCACCGCTTTTTCATTCACCGTCAGGGGTTCCGAGAGGGTTGACAGGATCTTGTCGGCGACCCGCGCCGCGATTTGGCGCTCAGGGATCGCTGGCAAAATCACCGTGAACTCATCTCCCCCTAGGCGAGCGACGGTGTCACTGCCTCGCAGACAGCGCGTGAGGCGGCGGGCGACGGTCTTTAGGACCAGATCCCCCGCATCGTGACCTTCGGTATCGTTAATTTCTTTGAAGCCGTCGAGGTCGAGGTACAGCAGCGCTACCAGCTGATGGTTGTTGCGGGCCCAGTCGAGGGCCTGCTCTAGGCGCTCCACAAACAGCTGACGATTGGGCAGGCCCGTCAAGACATCGTGGTGAGCCAGGTAGCGCAGGTGATTTTCTGAGGTTTTCAGCTCAGCGTTGGAGCGCACCAGCTCCGCTGCCGTCTGCTTGAGCTCCTCTTCCATGCGCTTGCGCTCGGTGATATCTCGAATCACCCCCACCAAAAAAACGTTGCCAGCGGCGTCCCGATGGAGCGATCGCTTGGTGGCAATCAGGTGGGTTACCCCCTGGACATCGGTGAACTTCTCTTCGGTTTCCTGCTCCTTACCGCAGCTAAAGACCCAGTCGTCTTGCGCCTGGAAAACCGCAGCCTCATCCGGCGGAAAAAATTCATAATCGCTGCGCTCGAGCAAAAGGCTCAAAGGATGTCCCAAAAACCGCGAAAAGGCCTCATTGAGGACAATCCAGCGATGAGACTGATCTTTGACAAAAATGGGGTCCGGAATCGTGTTGATGACCCCCTGCAAAAACTCTTTGGAGCGCTTGAGCTCCTCTTCGAGGTGGGCCAGGTAGCTGGTGATGCCCGCCGCCGAGCCCATCAGCGCCAAGCCCGTCGGCACCACCGGAATCCACCAGCCCACCAAAAATAAGACAAACCCCGTGCCGGTCAGAAGGAGCATCGCCAAAAGAATGGTCCCCGCAGATTGCCAGGGCTTGCGAAACTGCCAGCACAGACTAGAGCCTAGACAGGCCCACGCAAAAATCCAGAGGTACTCTAGCCAGTCAGGGATCACGCGCATCAGGGGACGTCCCTGGAGGGCCGCGCTCAGGAGCTGGCTGACAAAGTTGGCGTGAAGCTCGACTCCGGCCACGGGCTTGGCGGAGTTGCGATCGCCCCCGCTGTAGGGCGTATAGAAAAAGTCGCGAATACTAATGGCCGTCGAGCCGATCAGCACAACGCGATCGCGGACCTGCTCAGGTTTGACCTCTCCCTTGAGCACCGCCGTCATACTGACCCGCTCAAAGCCTTGGCGAGGATTTTGGAAATTGGCCAGCAGCTGATAGCCGCCATTGTCTGCGCGGACGTAGCCACCGTCATTTGGCCCAAACCGGCGCAGCGTCGCTTGGCCAAGCCGCAGCGCGTCGCGATCGCCCTCCACCGGCCGCAGCGAGACATCCTCCGACGCCAAATAGCCCTGCACCAGCTTGAGCGCAAAGCTGCGGTGAGTCACACCGTCCTCGGTACGCCAGTACAGCAGCATCCGGCGGACCGTCCCGTCTGGGTCAATAAACAAATTATTGAAGCCCACCTGCTTGGTCGCCACCAGTCCGGGAGGGCCTAGGACCCCTGAATTCTGCTGATCTTGAATGCGCTCAATGCCAATAATGTTGGGCACTTCGCGAAAAACGGCTTTTATCTCTTCGTGCCCCGGCTCCACCGGTAAATCTCGATAAATATCCAGACCGATCACTCGCGGCTGTAGCTCGCCGAGGCGTCGCAGGAGGGCTGCCATCGTATCGTCAGGAATGGGCCACCGCTCGGCATAGCGCAGGTCCGCTTCATTGATCTCGACGATCAAAACGCGGGAGTCTGGCGCATGCTGAGGGCGCAGCCGAAAATACTGGTCCAGCAAAGACCATTCAAAGGACTGCAGCAGGCCCCCGAACCGCAGGGCAATGACAAAGCTGGAGGCCCCCAAGGCCGTCAAAATAATTCGGCGTTTGCTCCAGAGCGGCTGCGCAAACTCTAGCCAACGATTATTCAAACGCTTGCCCATCTGGATAGTGATGCGTCAAGGGAGAGAGTCAGGACGACGGAAGTTTGGTGGCGGCTTCAGCAGGCGAAGCTGATTGGCCTCAGCAAACAGAAATTGGCACCCTCGCTTTCTTAGGGTACCCAAGGGAT
This genomic stretch from Geitlerinema sp. PCC 7407 harbors:
- a CDS encoding CHASE2 domain-containing protein, with the translated sequence MGKRLNNRWLEFAQPLWSKRRIILTALGASSFVIALRFGGLLQSFEWSLLDQYFRLRPQHAPDSRVLIVEINEADLRYAERWPIPDDTMAALLRRLGELQPRVIGLDIYRDLPVEPGHEEIKAVFREVPNIIGIERIQDQQNSGVLGPPGLVATKQVGFNNLFIDPDGTVRRMLLYWRTEDGVTHRSFALKLVQGYLASEDVSLRPVEGDRDALRLGQATLRRFGPNDGGYVRADNGGYQLLANFQNPRQGFERVSMTAVLKGEVKPEQVRDRVVLIGSTAISIRDFFYTPYSGGDRNSAKPVAGVELHANFVSQLLSAALQGRPLMRVIPDWLEYLWIFAWACLGSSLCWQFRKPWQSAGTILLAMLLLTGTGFVLFLVGWWIPVVPTGLALMGSAAGITSYLAHLEEELKRSKEFLQGVINTIPDPIFVKDQSHRWIVLNEAFSRFLGHPLSLLLERSDYEFFPPDEAAVFQAQDDWVFSCGKEQETEEKFTDVQGVTHLIATKRSLHRDAAGNVFLVGVIRDITERKRMEEELKQTAAELVRSNAELKTSENHLRYLAHHDVLTGLPNRQLFVERLEQALDWARNNHQLVALLYLDLDGFKEINDTEGHDAGDLVLKTVARRLTRCLRGSDTVARLGGDEFTVILPAIPERQIAARVADKILSTLSEPLTVNEKAVVVTTSIGISTFPSNAEDIEVLIKHADIAMYEAKEIGKNCYKFSEAVRAVENLS